From the bacterium genome, the window CACCACCTACACTGTCGGAGTGTTGGTACAGGCAAATTTCGGACGACGCGATGACCTGATGATCCGCGGCGTTCCGGTCGGTAAGGAGATTACCGATCTGGCGCCAGTGATTGACGAGGAATGGACCGATGGTTCAGTTTTCGTCGTGATCGGGACCGATGCCCCCATGCTGTCGCTGTATCTGAGACATATGGCGAAGCGAAGCGCGATCGGGATGGCACGCACCGGCACAACGTCCGGCAATGGTTCAGGAGACGTCTTTCTGGCATTCTCAACTTCGCCATTTGAGTACGACAGCACCTACACAACGATGACGCAGCGCTCGATCACCAAATGGAATCTGGATAAGTTGTATCGAGCAGCGGTGGAAGCTACCGAGGAAGCGATCATCAATGTACTGGTTGGCGCGGAAACGATGTCCGGGGCCAACGGCAACACGTTGTATGGCATGCCGCATGACCGCTTACGTGAAGTGATGAAGAAGTACAATCGACTCGGGGAATGACCTATGACACGATTCAGGCGTGATTCAATAAGCTCTCGATCCTGGTATCCCGCCCTCCTCGGGTTGATCATCGGCGCGATCACTCTCTGGCCGATGTCGTACTCCACACTGAACAACTCTACCTCCGGTATCGCTCTGGGTTGGGCTATCTTCTGCGCTATCGCAGGTCTTTATCTGGGAGCAACCACCGATCGACCATATGCCAGACTTGCACTGGCAGTCTGCGGCGGTGTGGCGATCGCACAAGTGATCCGGATCATCGTTGACTGCACATTCGACCCGACCAACCACAACCTCTGGCCATTTGAATTTGTCTGGATGATGATTTGCTGTTTCCCGGCGACATTCATTGGGGCGTGGGTTGGACGTCGGCTGCTTCAGCGAGACTGATAGTGCGGGGCTGCGGGCCTATTTCTGTCCACTTTTCGCTTTTCAATGTGGGCACCAAAGACTATTATTGGGATAATTGCACCAACGAGGCACTATGGAAGAGCAACCCAAGCCATTCCATGATATGGATGAGACAGAATCCGTTTCTGGCAATCAGCCTCCACGTCCAGTTCCAACTCAGCTGGGCCCCTTTATTATAGAATCTCTCATTGGCAGCGGGGGAATGGGTTCCGTCTATCGCGCCTTCGATGAGTCTATGAAACGCCCAGTGGCGCTCAAAGTCCTCCACCCATCAATCGGACAATCAGTTGCTTATCAGCGATTTGATCGTGAAGCTTGGATTGTTGGCCAGCTGGACCATCCCAATATTATCCGAGTGTACAGTCGGGGGGAGGAAGCGGAAATACACTTCCTGGCCATGGAGCTTGCCGATGGTGGTTCTCTAGCGGACAGACTCCTTCAAATAAGAAAGGAAGCGTCGAAAAGCGGCGATGTCACGGCCACCATCACGACAGAGTATATACACAATGTGTTAGCGAAATTTATAGACCTCTGTGAAGCCGTCGAGTATGTGCACAACAAGGGCTTCTTTCATCGTGATATTAAGCCGAACAACATTCTCCTGACAGAATCAGGCTCGCGTTTGAAGTTGACTGATTTTGGCATTGCTCACGCAGACGATATGACCAGCATGACGCGCGCGGGTGACTTCATGGGGACGCTCAAGTATATGTCGCCAGAACAGCTGGCTGCGCATCGTGCCGACATCGACAAGCGCACTGACATCTATTCACTGGGGGTTACACTTTACGAACTCTTGACGTTACAACTCCCCTACGACGGCGACACTGACGAGAAATACGTAAGCGCGATCCTCGCTGGACGGTCCGTGCCGGCAAGACGCCGTCACGCCCGAATTCCGATGGACGTAGAAACGGTCCTGATGAAAGCAACTGAACACGATCCTCAAGGGCGGTATCAAAGTGCCCATGAATTTGCGTTGGATCTGAAAGCCATTTTGGAGAATCGGCCGATCACGGCACGTCGAACAGGACTGCTTGGCAGAGCTCACAAATTCGTAAAGCGTCATCGTCCAACGATAACGATCGGAGTTTCCGTTGCCATAATCCTTGTGGCAACAATTGCTTACTTTGAAAGTTGGCGGAACCGCTCGCTGGACAGGATTAGGATCGTTCAAGTTTTGCAGACGGTCGTTGCTTCGGGGAAAGCGCCAGTGGAGCTGGAGCATGATTGGAGTCGGCTGTGGCCATTGCTTGTGAAGGAAGTCAATGGAGGCAATGATGATTCTCTTGAGTTCTGGTTCCATCGAGCCATTCAGCCACGACTCCCTTTGCAAGATGAGCTGAGAGATAAACCAATCGTTATGTCGCGATCCGTTTCTCTTTTTCCCATTGGCGCTACAGATAGCGGACAGACTTTCGCCCTTGTCACCAGAATAAGCGAACTAGGTGTTAGCGATGTCTTTGAACCGACAGCAACGGCTTGGAGTTACTATTCCCTTGCCCAGCCTGCTGGGGGATTCGGGTACGAAATGAATACGGCTCGACCGGCAGCTGGAGTTTCAGGGTTACTCAGAATCAAATTGCGGATCATATCAGAGCACTACAGGCATGGAGTAATTTACACTGATGAAACCACGGAGGCTGAACCAACCGCTTACAACAATTCAGGAATCTCGCTCAGCGACATTCCAATCGTCATCAAAGATCCGTCGAAGGGAGATCGTCTTGAACCATTCTTGACCGATACTACCTTTGCGGAGTACTCAATCGTGCGAATAGTGCCGACCGACCGCACTCGTTGAGCATCGCCCACTGTCGAGAGACTAAGTGGGATCGATTGTCTATTCCCCTGACAGACATTCCAAGGCTCATCCAATCTATCCCCCCGTATTACATTACTCACTGCTCCCGACTCCGTCCCCATTAATAGAGGCCGGATAGAAGAGGCGAGGCTGGCTGCCATCCTCTCGCCTTGCAAACAGCTAAATTGATCGCTTCTCCCAAAACGTCAACCCGCTTTCACACAACAAGATGATGATTCCGCTCCGGCACCGCCCGGCCGTATCACATCTGCATACAGTCAAATTGTTTGCCTGATTTCCGGTAGACGATTCCCCCGATCCCTCGTACATTACTCCCATGAAAACGATCTCTTACCAGCAGATGGTCCGGGCTATGCAAACCAACGATTCTTCTTTCAATGGCCGCTTTTATGTCGGTGTCCATTCGACCGGGATCTTCTGCCTCCCGTCATGTCGCGCGCGACTGCCCAAACTCCAGAATGTCCGTTTTTATCCGACCCGCGAGGATGCTATCGGTGCCGGGCTCCGTGGATGCAAACGTTGCCGTGCCGAACGATTCCCGAATAATCTCCCTGCCTGGCTGTATGAACTGATCCGCCGGATGAGAGAACAGCGCGAGGAACGGATGTCGGAGAAGCGGTTGGTTGAGATCGCCGGTGTCGATGTTTCCACTATTCGTCGACACTTCAAAGAATCACTCGGCATGACTCCATTGGCGTTTCATCGCAAACTGCGCCTTGAACATGCGCGCGAACTGATCGAGAAGGGGGAGCGGTATCTCGATGCTGCCTATGCGGTCGGCTATGAATCGCCATCGGCCTTCCGCGATGCATTCGTCCGTCAATTCGGTAAAACCCCGGGGGAGTATTATGCCCAGCACTAAGCTGATTGAACTTGATCAAATTGTCGCGATTGATCTATCGAGCCCGCTCGGCGAAATGACCGCCGGCGCGAGCGAGAAGGGGATCTGTTTTCTCGAATGGCATGACCGTGGCGGTGTCGACCGCATCAAGGCACGTGTGGAAAGGCGGTATCGCCGGCAGGTCGTATCGGGGGAGAATCAGCATCTCGAGAAACTTCGCGATGAACTGGCGCGCTATTTCGAGGGAAAGCTTTCAACCTTCACAGTCCAGTTGGATATCGCCGGAACAGAATTTGAGCGGACAGTCTGGAAGCAGCTTCTCAAAATTCCGTATGGCGAGACTCGCTCGTATGGTCAGATGGCGGTCGATCTGAATCGACCCGGCGCGCAACGCGCGGTCGGACGAGCCAACGGCGCGAATTATGTTTCGATCGTCATTCCGTGCCATCGAGTGATCGAAGCAACGGGGAAACTTCGCGGCTACGGCGGCGGCCTCTGGCGCAAAGAGTGGCTGCTGAAGCTGGAGCATTCCCAGCGAACGCTGGCGTTGTAATCCATTTCCTGCTTTATAACCCACCGGAAATCGTCATCCTGTCTCTTTTGCAGTCATCGACTCGCCCTATTGCTTTGTATAACAAGGGAATACGATGGTAGTTGCGATTCTTTGAATTTGAAACAACTATCCGGAGTATACGTTATGTAAGTTGCGGTGATTGGAAGCAATCGACCGATAGAGTATATTGAATCGACTGTACTCGAATGTTTCGCCAAGCGCGAAGCGGATTGGTGCGGCCTGATTCTGAGTACTGGTTGAGATGGATAGCCTCTCTTCGCAAAGCGCGAAGCGGACCAGTATCGACGACTCTAATTACCGTACCCCACCATTTATGGTGGGACCTGTTCTTTGAAAACTGGAGAGTCTGCCAGGACTCTCTTGCGATCCTGAATCTTGGATCTTCCGATATGGGGGTGACAGGTTTCGACGGATGTAGCGAGGGGTTGTTGGCGTGCCGGGGTTGTCTGGGTCCCCGTTATCAAACTAGGCAAACCACAAATGGCGAAAATAACTACGCCATGGCCGCCTAACTTAACCGTTAGTTGATGGTCCGTCGTACTCGAGTGTATGTCTCCATGCTCGGGATACGGCGTCGCTAAAGGAGACTCGATGGTCTGGTGTCGCGACGGATCGTTTAAATAAAGCGGCTGGTGTTTGGAGTGGTCTGCGTCACGACAGCTTCGAATACGAGACAAATAGGTGGACGCTACGCACGTAGAAGACAGCTTGACGTTGTATTCGGACGGGGGTTCGATTCCCCCCACCTCCACCAAATTTTCCCTATCAGATAGATCATTCGCCGTGGCTCAAGAGCGACGCCGGTTCATCAGGAAAATCGTTGCCATCAATTATAGCAGGATCGGCGCTTAGGTCACCCCAGGTGTCCCATATACCCGATCACACGGAAACGCTGGATCTCCTCGACGTAGCCGTCGATCAACATCAGGCACTCATCGAGATCCCGGTAAGCGTATGGCCCCTCGGTTCTCAGCGATGAATCCTCGATACCGTCCGGCATCAGAATACGACTCCGCAAGTCCTCGAAATCAAACGTATCCGCCAGCGGCTTGCATTCGCCACGCGACATCGTTCGACCGGTGCCATGGCTCATCGAATAGAGCGACTCGCTGACTTTGTCGGTCGCTCGCAAGAGCGAAACATCGCCGGACATGTGCGACGGTATCACACAGACTTCACCGGGATAAAGTCGGATCGATCCTTTCCGGATAATCACCCGGCCATCGGCGAGCTGTTCGAAGGTATTGTGTGGAAGATCATATACTACCGACAGTGGACCAAACAGATGCTCCAGCGCATGCTGCACACCCGCACGGTTCTCCGAGGCCCACTTGACGATTCGTCCGAACTCTTCGTCAAAGCGCGCAGGCTGATCGATCAGGGCATCCACCAGCCCGGATTCATTGCGCGAACCAGTGTGGATCAGGAAATGCAAAGGCCCGCCGTCGACCGGCACCAACGCATCAAGGAAATGATTCCCTCCTCCCAGATCGCCAACGCGCCCTTTGTTCAATCGAAGTAAAGAAGCTACTTCGTTCCAGGTCTCGCGAGTCAATCGGGTTCGGTCAAGATCTGATGCCAGCAGTCGCATGCCGCATCCGCAATCAGACACGGCGAACTTGCGCCAGTTTGACTGTGAGGTCAGCACCGCAGTTCCCGTCGGAAGGGGGGATTTGCCGGGGCATGCGTCGGGGAGAAAGACTACGGTCTCTGCTTGAAGGTCAGGCGGCAGCCAGGAGAAGAGTTTGCCAAGCGGTTCAGCAGACAGATTGCGAATATCCATTGAGTCCCCGAATGTTCGGACGTGACGGTTGATTGTTTGCTTAGGCGAGCAGACATATATTGCAGGATAAGTGGACAAAAGGCAAGACGATACTGATACTGCCGGGACAATTGACACCCACCCCATCGATCTCGACGTTTTTGATTGACCACGGCTGATACTGCGGCTATCTTCTCAATCGAAACAGGCAACCGGGAGCACACCTGAATTCGATCATTCGTTCAAAATCAGCTTTTCTTCTGAGTACAGCAAAGGTGTTGTTGCGCTCAATGCCGGTACTGCTGGTCGTTTTGCTGTTGCCACTTCTGGCGGAGTCGAAGTCGATCGAACTCAAATACGATCCGTCAGTCGACACATCTCTTCTTCCATACTCAGTTGTCATTAAAGATGCCGCGACCAGCCCGTGTGACCGCCCGCCAGTCCGCCACTCACTTCGTGCTGTAACGGTAGCAAATCGGCCTGATGAGCTTTCTACATATGTGCGAGCGATGAATCCGTTGCCAAGCGAATCCCCTGAGGGGCACCTCAATTGGAGCCCTTTTGGTCATCGGGCTGCACTCGACGAAATGGCGCTTCTGGGAACCCTTATAGAAGACATCGCGGTTGTCCCTCGGGGAGACTCAGTCTGGATATTCGGAACTGCTCTGCGAAGTGACTCACTCTATCTGTTCAAAGCGGTTTCGCCGGAAGGGAAGGTGGAGTGGATCTCGATCGCTCAAGTTGTTGATCGCGACGGAGACGGAAAGTGGTCGGGAAATTCGAGGCATCTTCTGACAGCCGATTACGATTTTGACGGACAGACCGAGCTCTTTTTCTATTTCAACGCGGTCAGGGATAGCCAGCCGCGAGAGCTCGTCTGTATTGAGGCCGACTCATTCCATCTTGAATGGCGGCTTAAAGTGGCGTCGCCGGTGTATACGGTTTTTACCTGCGGCGACACGAGTGATCCCGGGGTCATTTTCGCAACAGAAGCTCCCGGGCAGGGTGTCAGCGACTCCATTTTCAGGGACAGATTCGGGTACCTCGGGCGGGTAGACCGAAAAGGCAAGGTTGCTTTTGCACTGAGTAAGTCCACCTATCCGTTTAGCTTTCCTCTGGATATTGCCAAATCCCGATCTGAATTCTACATCCTTGGACTGACCATTGATGACACCACCGGTGACACAAGACTCTCCGCAGGATTGTTGGAGCGAATCTCTGCGAACGGCCAGACCATCAGCCAGGTGTCAGATTCGCAATTCAGCCCAAGCATGTGGGCTATTGATCTGGATGATGACGGGGTTAAGGAAATATTGGTCTTCAACGCAGACAGATCTGTTCAGGTGTTTTCGGCCGCTCTGGAAAAACTGTATCACTCCGAGCCCGGATTTCCTGCTGGTGACGCGGGTTTCATAGAGCGGTTTGACGGGATACATGATGCCCGGCTCATTCCGCTGGATGGAGAACGGACAGGGATATTTGACGCGCATTTCAACCTGCTGGCGCTCTTGCCGAAAACCTCACAGTGCGAAGTGCTGGGCAGGGACTCGACCGGGCAGGTCACGGCCCTTATCCTCAATGAGTATACCGGACGCCACTATTTCGCTAGTTTGTCCAGACGAAGTAACCTTGACCTGGCCGTGATCTTTTATCGCAAGAACCATGTCTACTTTTTGTCCGGGTCGTTTGCACTCTTGGCGGCGCTGTTTGTGACTGCGTTCTATCAGCGAAGAACAAAAGCGAACCTTCGCATAATCGACCGCCAGCGTCAGGAGCTTGCCGAGGCGCACCAGAAACTGAAAGACGCACAGCCGGCGATCATCGCGCGCGAGAAATATCTCCAGGCAAAAGATATCGCGGGCGGCTTTGCGCATGAGATCCGCAACGCGCTCTTTCCGGCAGATAGTGCGATCACAAAGATCAAAGACCTCTCCTCAACCGGCACCATCAGCCAAGAGAAGCTGGAAAGATGCCTGGTTCCGTTGAGTGTTGCGGTAACGAGAGCAGTCGGCATAACACAAATCATCTCCAGTTACACGAAACTGGAATCTGAGCATTTGCCGGAACGCGTTCTGCTCCCAAAAGTGATCGAGCGCGCCATCGCCGCACACAAACCACTACTGGAGAACAAAGAGGCGAAAGTGGTTCTTGATGGTCCAGAAAACACAGTTATAGAATCTAATCTGGCACAGCTCGACATGGTTTTCTCCAATCTGATCTTGAACAGTCTCGACGCTTTGACTGATCGAACCACTCCGATTATTAGTATCAAGTGGCAGA encodes:
- a CDS encoding RtcB family protein; translated protein: MDIRNLSAEPLGKLFSWLPPDLQAETVVFLPDACPGKSPLPTGTAVLTSQSNWRKFAVSDCGCGMRLLASDLDRTRLTRETWNEVASLLRLNKGRVGDLGGGNHFLDALVPVDGGPLHFLIHTGSRNESGLVDALIDQPARFDEEFGRIVKWASENRAGVQHALEHLFGPLSVVYDLPHNTFEQLADGRVIIRKGSIRLYPGEVCVIPSHMSGDVSLLRATDKVSESLYSMSHGTGRTMSRGECKPLADTFDFEDLRSRILMPDGIEDSSLRTEGPYAYRDLDECLMLIDGYVEEIQRFRVIGYMGHLG
- a CDS encoding serine/threonine protein kinase, whose product is MEEQPKPFHDMDETESVSGNQPPRPVPTQLGPFIIESLIGSGGMGSVYRAFDESMKRPVALKVLHPSIGQSVAYQRFDREAWIVGQLDHPNIIRVYSRGEEAEIHFLAMELADGGSLADRLLQIRKEASKSGDVTATITTEYIHNVLAKFIDLCEAVEYVHNKGFFHRDIKPNNILLTESGSRLKLTDFGIAHADDMTSMTRAGDFMGTLKYMSPEQLAAHRADIDKRTDIYSLGVTLYELLTLQLPYDGDTDEKYVSAILAGRSVPARRRHARIPMDVETVLMKATEHDPQGRYQSAHEFALDLKAILENRPITARRTGLLGRAHKFVKRHRPTITIGVSVAIILVATIAYFESWRNRSLDRIRIVQVLQTVVASGKAPVELEHDWSRLWPLLVKEVNGGNDDSLEFWFHRAIQPRLPLQDELRDKPIVMSRSVSLFPIGATDSGQTFALVTRISELGVSDVFEPTATAWSYYSLAQPAGGFGYEMNTARPAAGVSGLLRIKLRIISEHYRHGVIYTDETTEAEPTAYNNSGISLSDIPIVIKDPSKGDRLEPFLTDTTFAEYSIVRIVPTDRTR
- a CDS encoding methylphosphotriester-DNA--protein-cysteine methyltransferase family protein, translating into MKTISYQQMVRAMQTNDSSFNGRFYVGVHSTGIFCLPSCRARLPKLQNVRFYPTREDAIGAGLRGCKRCRAERFPNNLPAWLYELIRRMREQREERMSEKRLVEIAGVDVSTIRRHFKESLGMTPLAFHRKLRLEHARELIEKGERYLDAAYAVGYESPSAFRDAFVRQFGKTPGEYYAQH
- a CDS encoding HAMP domain-containing histidine kinase, translated to MPVLLVVLLLPLLAESKSIELKYDPSVDTSLLPYSVVIKDAATSPCDRPPVRHSLRAVTVANRPDELSTYVRAMNPLPSESPEGHLNWSPFGHRAALDEMALLGTLIEDIAVVPRGDSVWIFGTALRSDSLYLFKAVSPEGKVEWISIAQVVDRDGDGKWSGNSRHLLTADYDFDGQTELFFYFNAVRDSQPRELVCIEADSFHLEWRLKVASPVYTVFTCGDTSDPGVIFATEAPGQGVSDSIFRDRFGYLGRVDRKGKVAFALSKSTYPFSFPLDIAKSRSEFYILGLTIDDTTGDTRLSAGLLERISANGQTISQVSDSQFSPSMWAIDLDDDGVKEILVFNADRSVQVFSAALEKLYHSEPGFPAGDAGFIERFDGIHDARLIPLDGERTGIFDAHFNLLALLPKTSQCEVLGRDSTGQVTALILNEYTGRHYFASLSRRSNLDLAVIFYRKNHVYFLSGSFALLAALFVTAFYQRRTKANLRIIDRQRQELAEAHQKLKDAQPAIIAREKYLQAKDIAGGFAHEIRNALFPADSAITKIKDLSSTGTISQEKLERCLVPLSVAVTRAVGITQIISSYTKLESEHLPERVLLPKVIERAIAAHKPLLENKEAKVVLDGPENTVIESNLAQLDMVFSNLILNSLDALTDRTTPIISIKWQTTGDFTRVTFSDNGAGIPEEILPRIFDTFFSTKPNKGTGLGLSLTKKIIEMYGGTISATSTVGAGTSIEVRLRPCD
- a CDS encoding methylated-DNA--[protein]-cysteine S-methyltransferase: MTAGASEKGICFLEWHDRGGVDRIKARVERRYRRQVVSGENQHLEKLRDELARYFEGKLSTFTVQLDIAGTEFERTVWKQLLKIPYGETRSYGQMAVDLNRPGAQRAVGRANGANYVSIVIPCHRVIEATGKLRGYGGGLWRKEWLLKLEHSQRTLAL